In the genome of Quercus robur chromosome 3, dhQueRobu3.1, whole genome shotgun sequence, one region contains:
- the LOC126718409 gene encoding ABC transporter B family member 26, chloroplastic isoform X1 has translation MALLLCNINLAAPYSSLPIFKTHHKRHRFKTTNNLKPRLSLPNPPNPSSPKRVFLPPLKSASSINGFSIQNAPEVSRDRRNAELFERVRRWIASVRTVLPGGSWWSFSDDVDVKLLAKPVTVLQALVRMWHLVAQDRWVIFTAFATLIVAALAQIAIPHYLTASIFTAQSSEVAVFHRNVRLLIVLCITSGICSGVRGCCFGIANMILVKRMRETLYSSLLLQDISFFDTETVGDLTSRLGSDCQQVSRVIGNDLNMILRNLLQGAGALIYLIILSWPLGLCTLLICSTLAAIMLLYGSYQKKAAKLTQECTASANEVAQETFSLMRTVRVYGTEEDELGRFKHWLGKLADISLRQSVAYGVWNTSFNTLYHSTQVIAVLLGGTSILAGHLTAEQLTKFILYSEWLIYSTWWVGDNLSSLMQSIGASEKVFQLMDLLPSNQFISKGLKLHRILGHIEFVNVSFHYPSRPTVPVLQHVNISVHPSEVVAIVGLSGSGKSTLVNLLLRLYEPTNGQILIDGFPLKELDVMWWRERIGFVGQEPRLFRMDISSNIRYGCTRDIKQEDIEWAAKQAYAHDFISSLPNGYQTLVDDDLLSGGQKQRIAIARAILRDPTILILDEATSALDAESEHNVKGVLRAIRSDLSTKRSVIVIAHRLSTIQAADRIVVMDGGQVVEMGSHRDLLLQDGIYARLTRRQADAVA, from the exons ATGGCTCTGCTTCTCTGCAATATAAACCTCGCCGCCCCTTATTCTTCTCTCCCTATCTTCAAAACTCACCACAAACGCCACCGTTTTAAAACCACCAATAACCTAAAACCCCGTCTCTCTCTTCCCAACCCCCCCAATCCCTCTTCTCCAAAACGCGTTTTCTTGCCTCCTCTCAAATCGGCTTCTTCAATCAACGGATTCTCCATCCAGAACGCTCCGGAAGTCTCCAGAGACCGCCGGAATGCCGAGCTATTCGAGCGAGTTCGGCGGTGGATTGCCTCCGTAAGGACAGTTCTCCCCGGCGGCAGCTGGTGGAGCTTCTCCGATGACGTCGACGTCAAGTTATTGGCCAAACCGGTCACCGTGTTGCAAGCTCTTGTTCGAATGTGGCACCTCGTCGCGCAAGACCGTTGGGTTATTTTTACAGCTTTTGCTACCCTAATTGTCGCAGCG CTTGCACAGATTGCGATACCGCATTACTTGACTGCCTCAATATTTACGGCACAGAGTAGTGAAGTCGCGGTGTTCCATCGGAATGTGCGTCTCTTGATTGTGCTGTGTATCACTTCAGGAATATGCAG TGGTGTCCGAGGTTGCTGCTTTGGCATTGCCAATATGATTCTT GTCAAGCGAATGAGGGAAACATTATATTCTTCCCTTCTCCTACAG GATATATCCTTTTTTGACACTGAAACGGTTGGTGATTTGACAAGTAGGCTTGGGTCAGATTGTCAGCAAGTGTCACGGGTTATTGGGAATGATCTTAATATGATATTACGCAATCTCTTACAG GGAGCGGGTGCATTGATTTACTTGATAATTCTGTCTTGGCCACTTGGTTTATGTACATTGTTGATATGCTCTACTTTAGCAGCAATTATGCTGCTCTATGGCAG TTACCAGAAGAAGGCAGCAAAGTTAACCCAAGAATGTACTGCTTCTGCTAATGAA GTTGCTCAAGAGACATTCTCTCTGATGAGAACTGTTCGCGTTTATGGAACAGAGGAAGATGAACTTGGAAG GTTCAAGCATTGGCTGGGGAAGTTAGCTGATATAAGCTTGCGACAAAGTGTTGCATATGGTGTTTGGAACACGAGCTTCAATACTCTTTATCACTCAACACAG GTTATTGCTGTACTGTTAGGAGGAACATCTATTCTAGCTGGTCATCTAACAGCAGAGCAACTTACGAAGTTTATATTGTATAGCGAATGGCTAATTTATTCAACATGGTGGGTGGGGGACAATTTATCATCATTGATGCAATCGATTGGGGCAAGTGAAAAAGTCTTCCAATTGATGGATCTCTTGCCCAGTAATCAATTCATATCAAAAG GGTTGAAGTTGCATAGGATATTGGGACATATTGAGTTTGTAAATGTTTCCTTTCATTATCCTTCAAGGCCAACG GTACCAGTGCTGCAACATGTAAACATTTCAGTGCATCCAAGTGAAGTAGTTGCAATT GTTGGTCTTAGTGGCAGTGGAAAAAGCACACTGGTGAATCTTTTGCTCCGTCTTTATGAGCCAACAAATGGTCAG ATTTTGATAGATGGTTTCCCTCTTAAAGAGTTGGATGTCATGTGGTGGAGGGAAAGAATTGGATTTGTGGGACAG GAACCCAGACTTTTCCGTATGGATATTAGTTCAAATATCAGATATGGATGTACTCGAGATATAAAGCAGGAGGATATTGAGTGGGCTGCCAAGCAGGCATATGCCCATGACTTTATCTCGTCATTGCCTAATGGTTACCAAACACTCGTTGATGATGATTTGCTAAGTGGGGGACAAAAGCAGCGAATCGCTATTGCTCGGGCCATTCTTAGGGACCCTACCATATTGATCCTTGATGAAGCCACTAGTGCATTAGATGCAGAGAGTGAGCACAATGTCAAG GGTGTTCTTCGTGCTATCAGAAGTGACTTATCGACAAAGAGAAGTGTTATAGTTATTGCACACAG GCTTTCTACAATTCAAGCCGCCGACCGGATTGTGGTAATGGATGGTGGTCAAGTGGTTGAG ATGGGCAGTCACAGGGATCTTCTCCTCCAAGATGGCATATATGCTAGACTGACTAGAAGACAGGCTGATGCTGTGGCATGA
- the LOC126718409 gene encoding ABC transporter B family member 26, chloroplastic isoform X2, which translates to MQVKIFGVRGCCFGIANMILVKRMRETLYSSLLLQDISFFDTETVGDLTSRLGSDCQQVSRVIGNDLNMILRNLLQGAGALIYLIILSWPLGLCTLLICSTLAAIMLLYGSYQKKAAKLTQECTASANEVAQETFSLMRTVRVYGTEEDELGRFKHWLGKLADISLRQSVAYGVWNTSFNTLYHSTQVIAVLLGGTSILAGHLTAEQLTKFILYSEWLIYSTWWVGDNLSSLMQSIGASEKVFQLMDLLPSNQFISKGLKLHRILGHIEFVNVSFHYPSRPTVPVLQHVNISVHPSEVVAIVGLSGSGKSTLVNLLLRLYEPTNGQILIDGFPLKELDVMWWRERIGFVGQEPRLFRMDISSNIRYGCTRDIKQEDIEWAAKQAYAHDFISSLPNGYQTLVDDDLLSGGQKQRIAIARAILRDPTILILDEATSALDAESEHNVKGVLRAIRSDLSTKRSVIVIAHRLSTIQAADRIVVMDGGQVVEMGSHRDLLLQDGIYARLTRRQADAVA; encoded by the exons ATGCAGGTCAAAATCTT TGGTGTCCGAGGTTGCTGCTTTGGCATTGCCAATATGATTCTT GTCAAGCGAATGAGGGAAACATTATATTCTTCCCTTCTCCTACAG GATATATCCTTTTTTGACACTGAAACGGTTGGTGATTTGACAAGTAGGCTTGGGTCAGATTGTCAGCAAGTGTCACGGGTTATTGGGAATGATCTTAATATGATATTACGCAATCTCTTACAG GGAGCGGGTGCATTGATTTACTTGATAATTCTGTCTTGGCCACTTGGTTTATGTACATTGTTGATATGCTCTACTTTAGCAGCAATTATGCTGCTCTATGGCAG TTACCAGAAGAAGGCAGCAAAGTTAACCCAAGAATGTACTGCTTCTGCTAATGAA GTTGCTCAAGAGACATTCTCTCTGATGAGAACTGTTCGCGTTTATGGAACAGAGGAAGATGAACTTGGAAG GTTCAAGCATTGGCTGGGGAAGTTAGCTGATATAAGCTTGCGACAAAGTGTTGCATATGGTGTTTGGAACACGAGCTTCAATACTCTTTATCACTCAACACAG GTTATTGCTGTACTGTTAGGAGGAACATCTATTCTAGCTGGTCATCTAACAGCAGAGCAACTTACGAAGTTTATATTGTATAGCGAATGGCTAATTTATTCAACATGGTGGGTGGGGGACAATTTATCATCATTGATGCAATCGATTGGGGCAAGTGAAAAAGTCTTCCAATTGATGGATCTCTTGCCCAGTAATCAATTCATATCAAAAG GGTTGAAGTTGCATAGGATATTGGGACATATTGAGTTTGTAAATGTTTCCTTTCATTATCCTTCAAGGCCAACG GTACCAGTGCTGCAACATGTAAACATTTCAGTGCATCCAAGTGAAGTAGTTGCAATT GTTGGTCTTAGTGGCAGTGGAAAAAGCACACTGGTGAATCTTTTGCTCCGTCTTTATGAGCCAACAAATGGTCAG ATTTTGATAGATGGTTTCCCTCTTAAAGAGTTGGATGTCATGTGGTGGAGGGAAAGAATTGGATTTGTGGGACAG GAACCCAGACTTTTCCGTATGGATATTAGTTCAAATATCAGATATGGATGTACTCGAGATATAAAGCAGGAGGATATTGAGTGGGCTGCCAAGCAGGCATATGCCCATGACTTTATCTCGTCATTGCCTAATGGTTACCAAACACTCGTTGATGATGATTTGCTAAGTGGGGGACAAAAGCAGCGAATCGCTATTGCTCGGGCCATTCTTAGGGACCCTACCATATTGATCCTTGATGAAGCCACTAGTGCATTAGATGCAGAGAGTGAGCACAATGTCAAG GGTGTTCTTCGTGCTATCAGAAGTGACTTATCGACAAAGAGAAGTGTTATAGTTATTGCACACAG GCTTTCTACAATTCAAGCCGCCGACCGGATTGTGGTAATGGATGGTGGTCAAGTGGTTGAG ATGGGCAGTCACAGGGATCTTCTCCTCCAAGATGGCATATATGCTAGACTGACTAGAAGACAGGCTGATGCTGTGGCATGA
- the LOC126718410 gene encoding uncharacterized protein LOC126718410 isoform X2: MAVVIGNLALLLDVISPRTVILDRKTRPVSLDVVLNLLKRDPHHHQAYYASIASKSFDSDGEARHQRVVARGKSKSKVNGVDFDASSSDEEGNGDGEGDEESFDWEKEMRRRVKEIEERKELEKKAEELQSRMEEEGGEGGDEGKEETEEEKRARVRKELEKVAKEQAERRATAQLMFELGQKAYGKGMYGRAIEFLEGALTIIPRPTLFGGEIQIWLAMAYEANNRHADCIALYKQLERHHPSVSIRRQASELRYILQAPKLKITQEEMVTIPLIGSTYDSVCRQPP; the protein is encoded by the exons ATGGCCGTGGTTATCGGAAATCTCGCTCTGTTACTAGACGTGATTTCGCCTCGTACCGTAATACTAGACCGTAAGACTCGTCCGGTGTCGCTCGACGTCGTTTTGAATTTGCTGAAGAGAGACCCTCACCACCACCAAGCTTACTACGCTTCAATTGCGTCCAAGAGCTTCGATTCGGACGGCGAAGCTCGGCACCAGCGAGTGGTGGCGCGTGGGAAGTCGAAGTCGAAGGTGAACGGCGTGGACTTCGACGCGAGCTCGAGCGACGAGGAAGGGAATGGAGACGGCGAGGGAGACGAGGAGAGTTTCGATTGGGAGAAGGAAATGCGGAGGAGAGTGAAGGAGATCGAGGAGAGGAAGGAGTTGGAGAAGAAAGCCGAGGAGTTGCAGAGTCGAATGGAGGAGGAGGGCGGTGAAGGCGGCGACGAAGGTAAGGAAGAGACCGAGGAAGAGAAGAGAGCGAGAGTGAGAAAAGAGCTCGAAAAG GTGGCTAAGGAGCAGGCAGAGAGGAGAGCAACGGCACAGTTGATGTTCGAATTGGGCCAAAAGGCTTATGGGAAAGGGATGTACGGACGGGCAATTGAGTTTCTTGAAGGTGCCCTTACTATTATCCCTAGGCCCACACTATTTGGTGGTGAG ATTCAGATATGGCTTGCTATGGCTTATGAGGCCAATAATCGCCACGCGGATTGCATTGCACTTTACAAGCAATTGGAGAGGCATCACCCCAGTGTCAGCATCCGACGCCAAGCTTCGGAACTTCGCTACATTTTGCAGGCACCAAAGCTTAAGATAACTCAAGAGGAGATGGTTACCATTCCTCTGATTGGTTCTACTTATGACAG